The Vicinamibacterales bacterium DNA segment GCGATCGTGCTGCTCTCGGACGGCGACGACACGTCGAGCCTGATCGAATACGACCAGGTGCTCGACCTCGCGAAGCGGTCCGAGACGGTGATCTATTCGATCGGCCTGCGTCAGGGGGAAATCGCGCGGCGCGAATTCAAGGAAGCGGAGTTCGTGCTCAAGCAACTGTCGAGCGAGACGGGCGGCCGCGCCTACTTCCCCACCGACGCGCGCGACCTGCAGAAGATTTATCAGTCGATCTGGGACGAGCTTTCGAGCCAGTACGCGCTCGCCTATTCCTCGAGCAACCCGAAGCGCGACGGCGCGTGGCGGCGCATCCAGGTTCGCCTCCTCAAGCCGGGACTGACCGCCCGCACCAAGCAGGGCTACTACGGCCCGACCGGTTCGTGACGATCACCGCCTGGATTCCGTTCGTCCTCTACACGGCCGCGGCCGTCGTCTACATCACGCACTTCGCGCGTCGCGATCCGGCCTCGGGGCGGGCCGCGACGGCGGTCCTCGGCGCCGCGCTGCTCGCCCACACCTTTCTGATCGGCATGCAGACGATGCAGGCCGGCTACGCGCCGCTGGTCGGCACGACGGCGGCGATCTCGGCGTTCGTCTGGCTGTGCGGGCTCGCCTACCTGTACGTGGAGCTGACGACCGACGAACGCGCGATGGGCGCGTTCGTCACCACGCTGCTGGCCGGTCTCTCGGTGCTGCCGGCGCTCAACCCGGCCGTCGATCCGCGGCCGCCGCTCCTGCGCTCGCCGCTCTTCACCGTGCACGTGCTGTCGCTGCTTTTCGCCTACGCGAGCTTCGCGCTCGCCTTCGTGCTCGGCATCACCTACGTGCTGCTGTTCAAGGAGATCAAGGCCAAACACCTCGGCTTCTTCTACGCGCGCCTGCCCTCGCTGCAGGTGCTCGACGTGATGAACGGCCGCGCCGTCGTGGTCGGCTGGCTGTTCCTGACCTGCGGCCTGATGGTCGGCGTGGTCTGGGCCACGCAGATTGCCGGCTCGCCCGATCCGCGCGCCCAGGCGATGCACACGACCGACCCGAAGATCCTGATCGCATTCATCTGCTGGGCCGTCTACTCGTTCGCGTTGCTGGCCCGCCGGACGATCGGCTGGAGCGGCCGCCGCGCCG contains these protein-coding regions:
- the ccsA gene encoding cytochrome c biogenesis protein CcsA — protein: MTITAWIPFVLYTAAAVVYITHFARRDPASGRAATAVLGAALLAHTFLIGMQTMQAGYAPLVGTTAAISAFVWLCGLAYLYVELTTDERAMGAFVTTLLAGLSVLPALNPAVDPRPPLLRSPLFTVHVLSLLFAYASFALAFVLGITYVLLFKEIKAKHLGFFYARLPSLQVLDVMNGRAVVVGWLFLTCGLMVGVVWATQIAGSPDPRAQAMHTTDPKILIAFICWAVYSFALLARRTIGWSGRRAAWLSAIGFVIVLLNFLPVGYFLTRSHNF